One genomic region from Accipiter gentilis chromosome Z, bAccGen1.1, whole genome shotgun sequence encodes:
- the APC gene encoding adenomatous polyposis coli protein isoform X3, producing the protein MAAASYDQLLKQVEALKMENSNLRQELEDNSNHLTKLETEASNMKEVLKQLQGSIEDEAMASSGQIDLLERLKELNLESTNFPGVKLRPKVSVRSYGSREGSVSSRSGECSPVPMGSFPRRGFMNGSRESTGYLEELEKERSLLLAELEKEEKEKDWYYAQLQNLTKRIDSLPLTENFSLQTDMTRRQLEYEARQIRAAMEEQLGTCQDMEKRAQVRVARIQQIEKDILRIRQLLQSQAVEAERAPQSKHDAGSHDTERQNEGQGAAEISVATSSTGQVEMVYSLLSMLGTHDKDDMSRTLLAMSSSQDSCIAMRQSGCLPLLIQLLHGNDKDSVLLGNSRGSKEARARASAALHNIIHSQPDDKRGRREIRVLHLLEQIRAYCETCWEWQEAHEQGMDQDKNPMPAPVDHQICPAVCVLMKLSFDEEHRHAMNELGGLQAIAELLQVDCEMYGLTNDHYSVTLRRYAGMALTNLTFGDVANKATLCSMKGCMRALVAQLKSESEDLQQVIASVLRNLSWRADVNSKKTLREVGSVKALMECALEVKKESTLKSVLSALWNLSAHCTENKADICAVDGALAFLVGTLTYRSQTNTLAIIESGGGILRNVSSLIATNEDHRQILRENSCLQTLLQHLKSHSLTIVSNACGTLWNLSARNAKDQEALWDMGAVSMLKNLIHSKHKMIAMGSAAALRNLMANRPAKYKDANIMSPGSSLPSLHVRKQKALEAELDAQHLSETFDNIDNLSPKASHRNKQRHKQNIYSEYVLDSSRHDDGICRSESFNAGNMTVLSPYLNTTVLPGSSSSSRGNIENSRSEKDRNLDRDRAVGLTTYHPAAENTGNSSKRIGMQISTAAAQIAKVMEEVTSMHIPQEDRSSGSTSEMHCLTEDRNAQRRSATAHTHSNTYFPKSENSNRTCPVPYTKMEYKRASNDSLNSVSSTDGYGKRGQMKPSIESYSEDDESKFCSYGQYPADLAHKIHSANHMDDNDGELDTPINYSLKYSDEQLNSGRQSPSQNERWARPKHIIDDEMKQNEQRQSRSQNVTYPVYTESGDDKHMKYQSPFGQQECVSSFRSRGSSGSDQNRVGSTLGMNQKVNQSLCHIDDYDDDKPTNYSERYSEEEQHEEEDRPTNYSIKYNEEEHHVDQPIDYSLKYSTEVPPSQKPSFTFPKTSSVQSTKTDHISSSSGSTSAPSAGSKRQNQLHPNSAQSRGGHAQKSASCKTPSINQETIQTYCVEDTPICFSRCSSLSSLSSAEDEIGRDQSTRVTDANNTLQIAELKENSGALSTEGAVSEITSTSQHIRTKSSRLQTSSLSPSDSSRHKAVEFSSGAKSPSKSGAQTPKSPPEHYVQETPLMFSRCTSVSSLDSFESRSIASSVQSEPCSGMVSGIISPSDLPDSPGQTMPPSRSKTPPPAQAVQVKRDVAKGKVPSGEKREPGPRQAAVNAAVQRVQVLPDADTLLHFATESTPDGFSCSSSLSALSLDEPFIQKDVELRIMPPVHENEHGNEAETEQSGDTKDKQDKKAEKPTEAEKDILDDSDDDDIEILEACIISAMPTKSSRKAKKPSQASAPKVPPPVARKPSQLPVYKLLPSQSRLQSQKHVSFTPGDDMPRVYCVEGTPINFSTATSLSDLTIESPPSELANVDSVGTGAESGEFEKRDTIPTEGRSTDDSQRAKSSTLTPPGLDDDKTEEGDILAECINSAMPKGKSHKPFRVKKIMDQIQQASSSLSNKNQPEGEKKKPTSPVKPVPQNNEYRARIRKTTEPKSNINNERSYAENRDTKKQSLKNNSREFNDKLPNNEERVRGSFAFDSPHHYTPIEGTPYCFSRNDSLSSLDFDDDDDVDLSREKAELRKGKEAKETETKDCTNAEQSSNQQSSNRTQVCQKHPTGRSQPKTLSQSNKDIPDRGAATDEKMQKFAIENTPVCFSCNSSLSSLSDIDQENNNNKEGEPAKHCEATDSQMEPNRPQTSGYAPKSFHVEDTPVCFSRNSSLSSLSIDSEDDLLQECISSAMPKKKKPSRIKSESEKNNSRNTGGILAEDLTLDLREIQRPDSEHGFSPDSENFDWKAIQEGANSIVSSLHQAAAAASLSRQASSDSDSILSLKSGISLGSPFHLTPDQEEKPFTSSKGPRILKPGEKSTLESKKVESECRGIKGGKKVYKSIITGKARSNSEVSSQLKQPQQTSVPSISRGRTMIHIPGVRNSSSSTSPVSKKGPPLKNTNSKSPSEGQSLTSSPRGVKSSVKPEPAPVTRQPSGLNQSGSSKGPSRSGSRDSTPSRPQQQPLSRPLQSPGRNSISPGRNGISPPNKLSQLPRTSSPSTASTKSSGSGRMSYTSPGRQMSQQNLTKQTALPKSTSSIPRSESASKGLNQALSSGGSNKKTELSRMSSAKSSGSESDRSERPVLVRQSTFIKEAPSPTLRRKLEESASFESLSPSRPDSPTRSQLQTPVLSPSLPDMSLSTHSTAQTSGWRKLPPNLSPSVEYDGRPAKRHDIARSHSESPSRLLINRSGTWKREHSKHSSSLPRVSTWRRTGSSSSILSASSESSEKAKSEDEKQHGSSLSGPKQSKESQAPAKGTWRKIKENEIPQIMNDPQHSSSGAANGSDSKTLIYQMAPAVSKTEDVWVRIEDCPINNPRSGRSPTGNTPPVIDSVSEKGGVNGKDSKEIQEKQTPGNGGVPVRTIGLENRLNSFFQIDSPDKKGTETKPLQNNPVPAPENNESTVSERTPFSSSSSSKHSSPIGAVAARVTPFNYNPSRRKSSVDNSSARPSQIPTPVNNSTKKRDSKSENPDSSGTQSPKRHSGSYLVTSV; encoded by the exons GTGGAAATGGTGTATTCGTTGTTATCAATGCTCGGTACTCATGATAAAGATGACATGTCAAGAACATTGCTAGCAATGTCTAGCTCCCAAGACAGCTGCATAGCCATGCGTCAGTCTGGATGTCTTCCTCTCCTCATCCAGCTTTTACATGGCAACGATAAAGACTCTGTCTTGTTAGGAAACTCTCGTGGTAGTAAAGAGGCCCGTGCCAGAGCCAGCGCAGCACTGCATAACATCATTCACTCCCAGCCTGATGATAAGCGAGGCAGACGGGAAATCCGCGTGCTCCATCTTTTGGAGCAGATCCGTGCTTACTGTGAAACATGTTGGGAATGGCAGGAAGCACATGAACAAGGCATGGACCAAGACAAAAACCCAA TGCCTGCTCCAGTGGACCATCAAATCTGTCCTGCAGTATGTGTTTTGATGAAACTTTCGTTTGATGAAGAACACAGGCATGCAATGAATGAGCTTG gaggtttGCAGGCCATTGCTGAACTGTTGCAAGTGGATTGTGAAATGTATGGACTTACAAATGATCACTACAGCGTTACCTTAAGGAGGTACGCTGGAATGGCTCTGACAAACTTGACTTTTGGAGATGTGGCAAACAAG GCTACATTATGTTCTATGAAGGGCTGCATGAGAGCTCTTGTAGCCCAATTGAAATCTGAAAGTGAAGACTTACAGCAG GTCATTGCGAGTGTGTTGAGAAACTTGTCCTGGCGAGCAGATGTAAACAGTAAAAAGACTCTAAGAGAAGTTGGAAGTGTGAAAGCACTAATGGAATGTGCTTTAGAAGTTAAGAAG GAATCCACCCTAAAAAGTGTTCTGAGTGCCTTATGGAATTTGTCAGCACACTGCACTGAGAACAAAGCTGATATATGTGCTGTTGATGGTGCTCTTGCATTTCTAGTCGGCACACTGACATACCGGAGCCAAACAAACACTTTAGCCATCATAGAAAGTGGAGGAGGAATATTAAGAAATGTTTCTAGCTTAATTGCTACTAATGAGGACCATAG GCAAATCTTGCGAGAGAACAGCTGCTTACAAACCTTGTTACAACACTTGAAGTCACACAGTTTGACAATAGTCAGTAATGCATGTGGGACCCTGTGGAATCTTTCTGCACGAAATGCAAAGGATCAGGAGGCGCTCTGGGACATGGGAGCAGTCAGCATGCTGAAAAATCTCATTCACTCAAAACACAAAATGATAGCCATGGGTAGCGCTGCAGCTCTAAGAAACCTCATGGCAAACAGGCCAGCAAAATATAAGGATGCCAACATTATGTCTCCAGGAtcaagcttaccttctcttcatgtcagaaaacaaaaggcaCTGGAAGCAGAATTAGATGCTCAGCATTTATCAGAGACTTTTGACAACATTGATAACTTAAGCCCGAAAGCATCTCACCGTAATAAGCAGAGGCATAAGCAAAATATATACAGTGAGTATGTCTTGGACTCCAGTCGGCATGATGATGGTATATGCAGATCAGAGAGTTTTAATGCTGGTAATATGACTGTACTTTCACCATATTTAAATACTACGGTGTTGCCTGGCTCTTCCTCTTCCAGTAGAGGAAATATAGAAAATTCTCGATCtgagaaagacagaaatcttGATAGGGATCGAGCAGTAGGTTTAACTACCTATCATCCAGCTGCAGAGAATACCGGGAACTCCTCTAAGAGAATAGGAATGCAGATTTCTACTGCTGCAGCTCAGATTGCCAAAGTTATGGAGGAAGTAACAAGCATGCATATTCCCCAAGAAGACAGAAGTTCTGGTTCCACTTCTGAAATGCACTGTTTGACAGAAGACAGAAATGCCCAGAGGAGATCAGCCACTGCCCATACTCATTCCAATACGTACTTTCCTAAATCTGAGAATTCAAACAGGACATGTCCTGTGCCTTACACAAAAATGGAATACAAGAGAGCTTCAAATGATAGTTTAAATAGTGTTAGCAGCACTGATGGCTATGGTAAAAGAGGCCAAATGAAACCTTCCATTGAGTCTTACTCCGAAGATGATGAAAGTAAATTTTGTAGTTATGGTCAATATCCAGCTGACTTGGCACATAAGATTCATAGTGCAAATCATATGGATGACAATGATGGAGAGCTAGACACTCCTATTAATTATAGCCTTAAATACTCAGATGAACAGTTAAATTCTGGAAGGCAGAGTCCCTCTCAGAATGAAAGATGGGCAAGGCCTAAGCATATAATAGAtgatgaaatgaaacaaaatgaacaaaggCAGTCAAGGAGCCAAAATGTAACCTACCCTGTGTATACTGAAAGTGGAGATGATAAACACATGAAATATCAGTCACCTTTTGGACAGCAAGAGTGTGTTTCTTCCTTTAGATCGAGGGGATCCAGTGGTTCAGATCAGAACAGAGTAGGCTCAACTCTTGGAATGAATCAGAAAGTAAACCAGTCCTTGTGCCACATTGATGATTATGATGATGATAAGCCAACCAACTATAGTGAACGTTATTCTGAGGAGGAACAACATGAAGAGGAAGACAGGCCAACTAATTATAGTATAAAGTACAATGAAGAGGAACATCATGTTGATCAGCCTATTGATTATAGTTTAAAATACTCAACAGAAGTTCCTCCTTCTCAGAAGCCATCTTTTACTTTTCCAAAGACTTCTTCAGTGCAAAGCACTAAAACTGACCATATTTCCTCAAGCAGTGGGAGCACATCAGCCCCCTCAGCTGGTTCAAAGAGACAGAATCAGCTTCACCCAAATTCTGCACAGAGCAGAGGTGGTCATGCGCAAAAGAGTGCCTCCTGTAAAACTCCTTCTATTAATCAGGAAACTATACAAACTTACTGTGTGGAAGATACCCCAATATGTTTTTCAAGGTGTAGCTCTTTGTCATCTTTGTCATCAGCTGAAGATGAAATAGGACGTGATCAATCCACACGTGTGACAGATGCTAACAACACACTACAGATAGCAGAACtaaaggaaaacagtggggctCTATCTACAGAAGGTGCAGTAAGTGAAATCACATCAACATCGCAGCACATCAGAACAAAATCCAGTAGACTTCAGACTTCTAGTTTGTCTCCTTCTGATTCCTCTAGACATAAAGCTGTTGAATTTTCTTCAGGTGCCAAATCTCCCTCAAAGAGTGGTGCACAAACTCCTAAAAGCCCACCAGAACATTATGTGCAGGAAACACCGCTCATGTTCAGCAGATGTACTTCTGTAAGTTCCCTGGATAGTTTTGAAAGCCGTTCAATTGCTAGTTCGGTTCAAAGTGAGCCTTGCAGTGGAATGGTAAGTGGTATTATAAGTCCCAGTGACCTTCCAGACAGCCCTGGACAAACAATGCCTCCAAGCAGAAGTAAAACACCACCCCCTGCCCAAGCAGTTCAAGTAAAAAGAGATGTAGCTAAAGGTAAAGTACCTAGTGGAGAAAAGAGAGAGCCTGGTCCTAGACAGGCAGCTGTAAATGCAGCTGTTCAAAGAGTTCAGGTACTGCCAGATGCTGATACACTATTACATTTTGCCACAGAAAGCACACCGGATGGGTTTTCTTGCTCTTCTAGTCTGAGTGCTCTGAGTCTTGATGAGCCGTTTATACAGAAAGATGTAGAGTTAAGAATAATGCCTCCAGTTCATGAAAATGAACATGGAAATGAAGCAGAAACTGAACAGTCAGGTGATACGAAGGATAAGCAAGACAAGAAAGCGGAGAAGCCtactgaagcagaaaaagacaTTCTGGATGAttctgatgatgatgatattgAAATATTGGAGGCATGTATTATTTCTGCAATGCCAACAAAGTCTTCACGTAAAGCCAAAAAGCCTTCTCAAGCATCTGCTCCAAAAGTACCTCCTCCTGTAGCCAGAAAGCCCAGCCAGTTGCCAGTTTACAAACTTTTGCCTTCACAAAGCAGATTACAATCCCAAAAGCATGTGAGTTTTACACCAGGAGATGATATGCCACGGGTATATTGTGTTGAGGGTACACCAATAAATTTTTCAACAGCTACATCTCTGAGTGATCTCACAATAGAATCGCCCCCGAGTGAGTTGGCCAATGTAGACAGCGTGGGTACGGGAGCAGAGTCGGGGGAATTTGAAAAGCGAGACACCATTCCTACAGAAGGTAGAAGCACTGACGACTCTCAGAGAGCAAAAAGCTCAACTCTGACTCCCCCAGGCCTGGATGATGACAAAACAGAAGAGGGTGATATTCTGGCTGAGTGCATTAACTCAGCTATGCCGAAAGGAAAAAGTCACAAACCTTTCAGAGTGAAGAAGATAATGGATCAAATTCAACAAGCATCTTCATCTCTAAGTAATAAAAACCAACCAGAAGGTGAGAAGAAGAAGCCAACATCACCAGTAAAGCCTGTTCCCCAAAATAATGAATACAGAGCACGTATAAGAAAAACCACAGAGCCTAAAAGCAATATTAATAATGAAAGAAGCTATGCAGAGAACAGAGACACAAAGAAACAGagtcttaaaaataattcaagagaGTTTAATGACAAATTGCCAAATAATGAAGAGCGTGTAAGAGGAAGCTTTGCATTTGATTCCCCTCATCATTACACACCTATTGAAGGAACTCCCTATTGTTTTTCACGGAATGATTCCCTAAGTTCTTTAGactttgatgatgatgatgatgttgacCTTTCAAGGGAGAAGGCagaattaagaaaaggaaaagaagcaaaagaaacagaaactaaaGACTGCACTAATGCAGAACAGTCTTCAAATCAGCAATCAAGTAACAGGACACAAGTTTGTCAAAAACACCCAACAGGCAGAAGCCAGCCTAAAACTTTGTCTCAGTCAAATAAAGATATTCCAGACAGAGGAGCGGCTACAGatgagaaaatgcagaaattcgCTATTGAAAACAcacctgtttgtttttcttgcaattcatctcttagttCCCTCAGTGATATTGATcaagaaaacaataacaacaaagaaGGAGAACCTGCGAAACACTGTGAGGCTACTGATTCACAGATGGAACCAAACAGACCACAGACTTCTGGTTATGCACCTAAATCATTTCATGTTGAAGATACTCCTGTATGTTTCTCTAGAAACAGCTCTCTGAGTTCTCTTAGTATTGACTCAGAAGATGATCTTTTGCAGGAATGCATTAGTTCTGCTatgcctaaaaagaaaaaaccctcaagaataaagagtgaaagtgagaaaaataattccagaaaTACAGGTGGTATATTAGCAGAAGATTTAACACTGGATTTGAGAGAGATACAGAGGCCAGATTCAGAACATGGTTTCTCACCTGATTCAGAGAACTTTGATTGGAAAGCTATACAAGAAGGTGCAAATTCTATAGTTAGTAGCTTGCATCAAGCTGCGGCTGCTGCATCGCTATCTAGACAAGCTTCATCAGACTCTGATTCTATCCTTTCATTAAAATCTGGTATTTCTCTAGGGTCACCATTTCATCTTACCCCAGACcaagaagaaaaacctttcacTAGTAGTAAAGGTCCAAGAATTCTGAAGCCAGGAGAGAAGAGTACACTGGAGTCTAAAAAAGTAGAATCTGAATGTAGGGGAATCAAAGGAGGGAAGAAAGTGTATAAAAGTATAATTACAGGAAAAGCTCGCTCCAATTCAGAAGTTTCAAGCCAGTTGAAGCAACCACAACAGACAAGTGTGCCTTCAATTTCACGTGGTAGGACAATGATCCATATTCCAGGAGTTCGAAATAGTTCTTCAAGTACTagtcctgtttccaaaaaaggtcCCCCGCTCAAAAACACAAACTCCAAGAGTCCCAGTGAAGGCCAAAGTTTGACTAGTTCTCCAAGAGGAGTCAAGTCATCAGTGAAACCTGAGCCAGCTCCTGTAACTAGGCAGCCATCAGGGCTGAACCAGAGTGGATCAAGTAAAGGACCTTCTAGATCAGGATCTAGAGACTCCACTCCTTCTAGACCTCAACAGCAGCCATTAAGTAGGCCGCTGCAATCTCCAGGCCGAAACTCAATTTCCCCGGGAAGAAATGGTATAAGTCCTCCAAACAAACTGTCACAGTTGCCAAGGACATCATCTCCTAGCACAGCTTCAACTAAATCTTCAGGTTCAGGTAGAATGTCATATACGTCACCAGGCAGGCAGATGAGCCAGCAAAACCTTACAAAGCAAACTGCCTTACCCAAGAGTACCAGTAGTATTCCACGAAGTGAGTCTGCTTCAAAAGGGTTAAACCAGGCTCTCAGCAGTGGTGGATCAAACAAAAAGACTGAACTATCCAGAATGTCATCTGCAAAATCTAGTGGAAGTGAATCTGACAGATCTGAGAGACCTGTTCTCGTTCGTCAGTCAACTTTCATTAAGGAAGCTCCGAGCCCGACTCTAAGACGGAAATTAGAAGAGTCAGCTTCATTTGAATCTCTGTCTCCTTCCAGACCGGATTCTCCCACAAGGTCTCAACTACAGACCCCAGTTTTAAGTCCATCTCTTCCTGATATGTCTTTATCCACTCATTCAACTGCCCAGACTAGTGGTTGGCGAAAATTACCCCCTAATCTCAGCCCTTCTGTAGAATATGATGGGAGACCAGCAAAACGTCATGATATAGCTCGTTCTCATTCTGAGAGTCCATCTAGATTGCTGATCAACAGATCAGGAACATGGAAGCGTGAGCACAGTAAGCATTCCTCATCCCTTCCTCGTGTAAGCACTTGGCGAAGAACTGGAAGTTCCTCGTCAATTCTATCCGCTTCTTCAGAATCAAGTGAAAAGGCGAAAAGTGAAGATGAAAAGCAACACGGAAGTTCTCTTTCTGGACCCAAGCAAAGTAAAGAAAGCCAAGCACCAGCAAAAGGtacttggagaaaaataaaagaaaatgaaattcctCAGATAATGAATGATCCTCAGCATTCTTCCTCAGGTGCCGCAAATGGTTCTGATTCCAAAACTCTCATCTATCAGATGGCACCAGCTGTCTCTAAGACAGAGGACGTGTGGGTGAGGATAGAGGACTGCCCAATTAACAATCCTCGATCTGGAAGGTCACCAACTGGAAATACTCCCCCTGTTATTGACAGTGTTTCAGAGAAAGGGGGTGTGAATGGTAAAGATTCTAAAGAGattcaagaaaaacaaaccccagggaATGGAGGTGTTCCTGTTCGTACCATTGGTTTAGAAAACCGTCTGAACTCTTTCTTTCAAATAGACAGTCCAGACAAGAAAGGCACTGAAACAAAGCCTCTGCAGAATAATCCTGTTCCTGCaccagaaaataatgaaagtacTGTAAGTGAGCGTACACCATTTAGTTCCAGTAGCTCAAGCAAACATAGCTCCCCCATTGGTGCTGTTGCAGCAAGAGTGACTCCTTTCAACTACAATCCAAGCCGCAGGAAGAGTAGTGTGGACAATAGTTCTGCTCGGCCATCACAGATACCAACACCGGTAAATAACAGCACGAAGAAACGTGACTCCAAGTCTGAAAATCCAGACTCCAGTGGAACTCAGAGTCCTAAACGTCACTCTGGCTCTTACCTGGTAACCTCTGTTTAA